The DNA window ccgatatgggtcatctcatagcaagtgcgtatgatattgtatgcgtcgatttgacgaggtttggactatgtgagactttctttccacttcatagtcgaccgccattggactcgtcgggccgaatcatatgcatcgggtatctacgatcgcggcacttcgtccaagtgtttttgaaaccggggtgtcctataccggctacttgttgtcaatggaccgcacatcgttcaaatgaggcggagacttggccggatccttttgtttcaagaatggcggagtttgaagaaatggtgagccaagagcgcgagcaaaatagagagcggtcgaagaatgagcctattttggacttaggatccaccgattggttcggtgaattttagtttgttccggatcatTTTTTgtgtgtattgttgtttatcatgtaaaatcggaccgattcaatacatttataatataattatgttttatgacttgctTGTCTAATTTATGGTTAATGTCAATTGCATATGTTAAATTtagacaacacactaagcaatcaacaaaatgcaaaatttatgtctgtttctgcataattcggaaatgaacttccgaaatatacatgtctggagcctattttcggaagttcatttccgaaatgtcccttgatgcaggataaggtttgttgggccatcaatgttccaataagtctataaataccacacactcttcttcaacctctccacaccacaaaacacaaaatgacacaaacctacccccacctagcattcgtctactttgaaaccggctacccgatgtcgttccaatttcgcttctcgcgcgacacgccgtttgcggagttgataccgtcgctcaacacgcttttgcgctatcccgagaatcgaaaggttgtcaagctcgagtaccgctcgccatcacttaacgacgagggaggcattaagttcacaccttttgagatcaagaacgacgaagattgggcggttatgtggacaacgttcgaccgattttcttcgaaaggcccgatcgagttggacgccaaacttcaaagatcggcggacgacgttatcaaaatgttgactcatccccacctacccgtgttcaacaatatgtaactttaattttcagtaatattatcgttgtaatcttcacccgattaaataaagcgaattgttgttgtttttcattttcttctgtccagacatattttcggaagttcatttccgaattcccaaggggggtgcgtccgaagatgaacttccgaaacaccacattttctgaaaatgtaactttatttcggagatgcatctccgaaatcaatattttatattaaaaaaacacgttttcggagatgcatttccgaaaacaccttttttttaaaaaaaaatacagtttcggaaatgaacttccgaaacaaggggtattgtggtaaattcaccatgggtgggcaagaaggttgggaggtgggtgaagaaaaattCTTGTCAAAAATGTCTCTCTTCAATTTAGGTTGTGGAAtgtgttttctttttttcaaGTGCTTTGATTTTAAAATTCGAACACTCTATATAAGTCGCGAGCCTTCTTCTTTCTCCTCATTTTTACattttaactttgaaaattgaagaattCAAAAATTGAAAACCATTGCgttaaataatcatattttcaattatttaacaAGAAGGTGATACATATTTgctcaaatatttgatttattggtgtattttttataatattttgttaacATCTCAAAATTggttagaaaaataattatataaagaaTTCAATTATATTTGAAAAAGAACTTACACTAATCAATAATTTTGAAGCATCATGTAACTCATCATTCATCTCACGTTCTTTCATGATTAAATCCCTTTCAATGTTTCAAGTTCTTTAGTTAACACTTTCTTTTCTAGTAGTTCATTCTTGAAAGTATAAATTTGATGCTttaaaaaaatgaacaaatatggAAGAAAGTTGAACAAAAACCAGAAATCACTACAGCATTTTAGACTTTAGGCAACCAAACATTAGACTACGGCTCAAAAAGCGTAGCCTAAAAGTTTAATTGCCGCGGTTAATAATCCGTCCCCTATTGTCTTTATGCCACGGTTATTTTGACGTGGGCTTTATACAACCGTAGCTTATAGTGCAAAGACAGCGGATTTTTAGTCGTACATATGTCTGACCACGTGCAAAAGGTGTAGTTTTTTCTTATTCATTAGGCAACACATATAAACCGTTGTTATATtcttgttttataaaaaaaaaaagccgACATTTTATGTCAGATTAAAATTACAAAACTTAACTCACTatttaaaattacttttaaacttataaaaattcaattcaaaataatttttataaaatcaaattaaaaccaCTTTTGTTTAAAATTATAAGAAAAGTCGTCTACTTTTTTTGAaagattatattatattattattgataagcctttttttttaatcattattcATATTAAGTTAGTCATTATTGAAAGGATgttattatattgttttttttatatattaataaatatattttttaatacatatataATCTTATGTGTTTATTAAATATAAAGtataattttgatatttaaattataaaatactaaaattatacTTTTGATTTACAACAAATAaattcaataattttaattatatttgaataaattttaataaaagataattttaaaatataaaattaagttttttttaactgTCACCtacatattttatattatataaattgaCATTCATCATATAATTAAATTGTGTTAGTTTACGTTAATTGACAAATAGAAAGTTTACACtaatatcattatcattattatattaaattttataaattgtgatattaatggAATGGAATGATATGGGTTACACACTTACAGCTTCCgataattaaaattgaatgatcaaaataataataaaaaaattgatataatatatttttattttagaaattgGTTTTTGGGCTGAAACAAGACTACAAGGCCCCACGAGGCCCACTTAAACCAATTGAGTTCGGGTAACCGTCATACTAGGTTTAGAGGTATATTTtagaaagaaaaagatttatgTGAAGCCGCCTTCTTCTCCCTCACCGTTTCCTTTCTTTCTCAATACTAGTACTTTACCCCGTGCGATGCACGTGTTTAGGCGGGATTTTGGTCTAAAGTTGGCGCCTAAACATGTAtcctgttttaatatattaaagattaTTCATCAAAGCTTCTGGTATTCTCCAAGCCCCTTACGTTTCAATTTTGGAGTTAATTAAAATTGGAAGTCTTCCAACGTTCAATGAACAATAGTTCGTTTCAACAATCTGATGCCACAGATCTGTCTCCTTAGTTGATGTTACAAAGTATTCAAAGCACTGACTCATAGTTTCGTCTCCTCAGTTTCAATATTTAGGTATCAATAAAgaattattttagaatttttaatttCACAGTTTCTTCTCCTCAGATTCAAATTTTtggtattaattattaaataaaatcacCACTcctcaattttcattattttacTTTCCCCTTTTTCatttgtcattattattatttaatcaatCATCAATCTCTGTAGATCTAATTTTTATGCCCTTTTAATATATGTGAGTTTAATTTTTCAGGTATGGTGTATTTTGACATCGGAAGAGGTCATGGTGAAGTGCCTTGGGGATTAAAGCATTTGTGTGGTGCTATAGTAGATTATTCATTATTGTAGATCCTATTTTATTATTGTAAAAAATGACTTTTATAGTTATTTATTCAACTTTGGTGAATTTAACTTAATTCACTATTTATTTGTAGTGAACTCTTTGATGTAATGAATAAAAAGAGATtcataattactaatataataatagttgattttaattaaattgcaTAATTGTCAATAATTTACAATTGGGGCTTAAAACTATACAAAACGATGATACAATGTCTTAAAGTTTAGGCGACATTTCACACAAGTGGTTTAAAGTAAAAAccaaattgtttgactaatataAATAGCCGTAGCCTAAAGAAAAGGCAACATTTATTGAAATGTAGCCTGAAAAAATCGTCGCAGCAAACATGTTTACAGAACCGTTGTCTATTCACATATTTTAGAGGGTGGTTATAGTTATTTATGGGCGAAAGTCATAAAACCGTTGCCTGAAGGAATAGGCAACGGCGACATATTCCACACCTTGAAAACCATAGTCTAAATGCTTTGGCCGCGGTTTTTCTATATACAGCTACGGTTTTGCGTTGTTGTCTAAACTCATTTTTGTTGTAGTGAGTATTCGTGATATTTTAACCATAAAAGAGCAAGAGAAAAATGATGAGTTGAAGAATGCTAGAAAATCATTAATCAGTGTAAGGTATGTTTCTAATACAACATAATATTTCATATGATTATTTTCAAAGTCAATTTAATAGGTTATATGTTTAAAGAGGggttagtaaaataaataatcaatattcaatataataaactcaagtCGACGGAACAAGATCAGAGTTGCATAAAGAATCACAAAACATAAACTCAATATCAATCTAaaactcaacaacaacatcatcgacAATAACATCAGCAAcgagtttcaacaacaacaacaacaataaacctATAACATAAATCTATTTAAAAAACAACAGCGACATAAACTTCTAGGATTTAGGGTctcaacaacaaaaataacaacaacaacaacaacaacaacaacaacaataaacataTAACATAAACATGTTTAAACATCAACAATAAGATAAATCTCTAGGGTTTCAGATATCCACAACAACAATATGAGTAGTGATGTTTGATGTATCAGATTTCTAAAGAAGTCAAAGAAAGTGATTTGGATCTCTGAAGAAGAAACGAGCGTCCTAGACACACATATCTTCTTCGTATTGAATATGTTATCTATTTAGGGTTCTCTTGTTGGCTCTCTTGTTAAGGGGCCTTCATTAGGCTTTGTTTCAGTTGCTTAGAAAAGTGAAATTGAATGGTACAATagctaaaattatatatatatatatatatatatatatatatatatatatatatatatatatatatatatatatatatatatatatatatatatatatatatatatatatatatcagagaaGCAAATTCACCTCGGTTAGAAAACAAAACCAAGGTGAAAATTGgcgtatttttatattaaaatttttttattcagaAAGGCACcacttttaatgaaataaaaacataatctaAAATTTTTGGGATTCGAAGCATGTACTATTAACTAGTTTATCcttcgatttttattaaaatcgaCAAAATAAAGtatagattaaaaataaaaatatagtctGAAGatgttggaaatttgattgaaaatttttaATTCATCATTGACCAAGTCATATAAATGTGGAGAAATGAGGGATCATTTATAAGAAGTTTTATGTAGTTGCTCAGAGAATTCTAACAATACCCTTGCCTCCTAAGTGTTTTACCAATGATGCCACGCCATTCTAATTGATATCTAATTTATCATTAGAGAAGACAATAGCATCATTAAATGATAAGGAGATGCTTAAAAACTTTAGGGTATTACAAAAAATGACTATTGAATTTatgcagaaaaaaaaaagaaaagaaaagaaaagtaatacgtttgaaaatttattaaattatttgagTTATAAAAACAAGTGTGAAGTGCCTTATACATTACATCTCTTTGTAAATAATAAGTCTTTGGGAATTATACATGGCACCTATCACATTTGTATATGAGATCTccactattttaaaaataattggtgtTAATCCTCTCATAATTtacctttttaaaattttaaggttttttgaaaaaaaaatattttcaaaatctctgccaaagaATCGGGTAGTTATGAACAAaatcacataaaaattataacaaTGATTGGCTGAAAAAGCTTGGGATTTACCataaattttagaaaaatcttatatgtatttgcatgtaTATCGAATTATAAAAAATCGTATTTTTTCAACACCCTCAAAAATCATATAGACAAAAtcctgattatttattttttcattgggTTGCCTTAAATTGGTGTAGATGGGATGGACGAAGATCTAGAAGATTTGACGCGGTTTTTCACAACTACAGAGGTATGTTTAACTAATATTTTTCTctattcaattaaattttataaaattatgtaGGTCTGTCATTAATTTGTTTTATGTTATAATATGTAGATCATTTCTAACCCGACTAGAATTGCTATCATGGGAACAAATGGTTAGCCAACAATACAAGATATACGTACTAGGCCATTTAAAGACTAATGAAAGATAATTTGTGAATGATATGACAAAGCACCACATGGCTTTGAGTTTTATAATAGGTGTATTGAAAGATCAAAATCTTGAAAATATGATAAGTGTCGAACAAGTGTCTAAAGAAAAAGCTACATATTGGTCTACTATGAGAGGttgatgcatgaaaatgcaatatTTGATAAGTTTAATCATGATGAAAGGTATGTGTGTTGGATAAGAAACGGGAAGGAATCAGATGATGTCAGTGATATATTCTAGACACTTCCTGATTCAATCAAGCTTCTGAACATGTTTCATTTGATTACCATCTTTGACTCTACATATAAAACCAACAACTACTAACTACCACTACTTGAGTTTATTGATGTTATGTCACTCAAAGTTGACATTCTCATTTGGGTTTGCTTACTTGAAACATGAAAGGGAAACCAATTTCATATAATCTCTAGATATTGTGAAGGAATTGTTCACATCTGATAAGTTGTTTTCCAAGGTTACAATGATTGGTTGAGAATTTGATTTGATGAATTCCATTAAAAAAATTCCAACCTAAATCCAATTTGTATATACTTTTATATGTTGTGAAAAACGTTGGAGAAAAATGCAAGGTGCTTGTTGATGATAATAGACAAGAGCGTGTGATGGATCGTCACTTAATATTGTCAAATATATTATACATCTTAGCACATGCATATGTATCAAAATAATCAGACACCTAAACAAATATCTCGTCATTATCCCATCTAGAACACCCACTCTACGTCTACTACAATGGAGAGTATGTGGTCCACAAATCTCTTCGGTCCTTCTACGGTGAGAACCGATGTGTGCTAATATACTTTCCCTAATATGTAAAAGAAGACCAGTAATATTATCTACATCATCAGTAGATCTCTCTGCCACAACACTAACATGTATGTTACTCGGTCTAGAGATAATGCTAATATCTCTTCTTCTTTGTCTCATTAAaaaactattaatattttttttaagcatACCGAATATTCATTAAAGTTCGATGTTACCCCCACCCCATTATTGATTTTCTGATAAATTCTCGGGCCACCTTTTCCATTATACTTTATTTTCCTAAATTTTTGGTGTCTATCATGCATTTATATcgaatttcataaaaaaaaattggatacagGCCCATGTATCTATACCAAGTTTTTTTAGAAACCCGAGATGTCACCCCATATAACACCAAATTTATCTATAAATTCTATGAAAACCAAAACTTATAATACTGGTTTTATTTGTCCAAATTTGAAATGTAATATATAATTGATGTAAATGCATAAATTCGTGCATTTTACCGAATATGTGTAGCATATTTGAAATATTCGTCAAGAAATCcggaatttttcaaaagattttaaaaaatccTTAAGGCTAAATTGCCTCTAGGGTcctttaacttatttaaatgtaaCAACTTGGTCCTTTATGTTATTTTTGCTTCACAATGGTCCTTTAAGTTACCTAACGTCCTCAACGTTGGACTTGGTCAAATGTCATGttaaaaaaagatgatgtgtccaTTAAGTTGTTGATGTGTCCAGTCCTAGGTGTCCACTATTCTTTTATGTTTAAAATTCATTCTTTTACGTTCCACTTCTAAAATAGAAGGAAGGTGAAGATATTAGAAGGTCACGCAGAAGGTGAAGAAAGTAGAAGGTCAAGCAGAAGGCGAAGGTGCTCATAGACGACTACGGAGCTGAAGGCGAAGGTGCTCGTACACAAGATCATTGTTGAGGTATGTATCACATATTCTAAACTGATTGTTGCTGAATGTGTGTCTGTCGTTGATAATAGCAATGTTAGGGTTTGATACTCATTAGGTTGTTGGGTGTGTGTGTTGTTGACGTTAGCAATGTTAGGGTTTGATACTCATTAGGTTGTTGGGTGTGTGTTGTTGATGTTCTTAGGTCAATCTGGACATGGATGAGTTTTATGTTGATTTCCATCATGGGGGATTTTTCGCCTGTGATAAGTATGAACAAGGGGAAGTGTCGAACTGGAAATGTGATGGTGATAAATGGAGTTACTTTGAGATTTTGGGGGTTGTTAATAAGATGGGATATCCAGGGGTGCTTGAAATTTGGTACGAATTTGCTGGGACATTGAAAGCGttagaagatgactatggtgctATAGAAGCACTGAACTGGTCTAAGACAAATGGAAAAGTTGATATATACATTGTTCACCTTATATCCCAACCTGACATAGTGGcccaacctgaaacaaatgaggtCCAAGCAGAAGTGGTTGTAACTGGAACAACTGAGGTCCCACCTGAAACAACTGAGGTCCCACCTGAAACAAATGAGGTCCCGCCTGAAACAACTGAGGTCCAACCTGAATCAAAAGAGGCCCAACCTGAAACAAACGAGGCCCAATCTGAATCAAAAGAGGCCCAACTTGAAACAAATGAGGCCCAATCTGAAACTGAAGTAGGTGAAGTAACTAACAGGGACATAATAGAAGGGTTTTATGACTCAGCCGATGAGATTTTAAATGATGAATTTGGAGAATTGTTAGTTGGAGAAGGGTTCATAGCTGGCCAAAATGATCAACCTCTTGATGAACTACTACCAGAGGAGACATCTAAAAAAAGGAAGAGGACTAATGGAAGACCAAAGAAAAAAAAGTGGTAGTGGAACTCCAAAAAAGGCAAGTTCAGGAAGCTTAAATAAGGGAAAAAAGGGAAGACCAAAGAAAAAACAAGTGGATGAAGGATTAAATGCAGATGGTGTAGAAACATCAAGTGAGGAAGATGTTCTTGATTTTGGATTTAAAAAAAGGAGCATAGGTAGGAAGGTATGTCATGGTTTGTCAGACTCTGACTATCAAACTGAAGAGCTATTAAGTGaggattgaaggatagaaaaacacttagaaagggggggtttgaataagtgtagctttaaaaacttgacagataaaaaataaattgcacagttatttttatcctggttcgttgttaactaaactactccagtccacccccgcagagatgatttacctcaactgaggatttaatccactaatcgcacggattacaatggttctccacttagtcagcaactaagtcttccagagtcttctgatcacacactgatcactccaggaacaactgcttagataccctctaagactttctagagtatactgatccacacgatcactctagttacaacctgcttagataacctctaagacttcctagagtattctgatccacacgatcactctagttacttacaacttaatgtaatcaattcaagagtattacaattgcttcttaaaagctataatcacaaactgtgatatttctcttaacgtttaagcttaatctcactaatatattacaacagcaatgtagtgagctttgatgaagatgaagattctgagctttgatttgaacagcgtttcagcaagttgatattcacagaatgggtgtagaattcgttaaccttgcttctcatcagaacttcatatttataggcgttggagaagatgaccgttgagtgcatttaatgctttgcgtgttccgtacagcatcgcatttaatgttatacgcttttgtcaactacctcgagccttgttcacgctgtgtctactgacgtagcctttaatagcttttaaccttccttttgtcagtcagcgtagcctgccacttgtacttccttctgatctgatgtttgtgaatacaacgtttgaatatcatcagagtcaaacagcttggtgcaaagcatcttctgattcttctgaccttgaagtgcttctgagcgtgataccatcagaacttcagtgcttctgatctcatgttcttctgatgcttccatagacccatgttctgattctgcttcgaccatcttctgatgtcttgccagaccatgttctgatgttgcatgctgaaccctttgagacaaagcttctgagcgctgaattatgcatactctttatatatttcctgaaaaggaaattgcattggattagagtaccatattatcttaagcaaaattcatattattgttatcatcaaaactaagataattgatcagaacaaatcttgttctaacaaggatGACATGAGTAGTGATTATTCTGATGAGAGTGGGAAGGTAAAGTATCCATCATTTGTTCCTCCTAAGAAGTTCAATGACTATAAGTGGGTGTTAGGAAGCTTGTTTTCAACAAGGGAAGAGTTCAAGGAAGCTGTGTCAAGTTATGCTGTTCACAATGGTAGGGATTTAAGATACCTGAAGAATGATAAGACTAGGGTCAGAGTGGGTTGCAAGGAAGGTTGTGGATGGGTGGCTTTGTGTTCTAAATTGCCACATGAGGATACTTGGCAATTAAGAACATTAAATGATAATCACACTTGTAGTAGAGAGTATAATGTTAGGATGTTTAATACAAACTGGCTAGGGAAGAAGTTGTATTCAACAGTTAGAATTAACCCCAATGTCAAACTGACTGCTATTTGTGACAAAGTACATGAAAAATGGAATGCTGGAATGAATAGGATGAAAGCTTACAGGGCAAGAAAGGCAACATTAGATATGGTTGAAGGGTCTTTCAAGGAACAATATAGAAGACTTTATGACTATACACATGAGCTACTGAGATCTAACCCAAACAGCACCATCAAGATCAATGTCCAAGCAACTGATGTGAATCCTACTGAATTTGAACAACAACCAGAAGATTATGTTATTAGGCCATTACTACCAAGCTTCCATAGACTTTATATGTGCCTTGAAGCTTGCAAGAAAAGTTTCCAAGTTTGTAGACCAATAATAGGAATAGATGGATGTTTTCTCAAGGGCATCTATGGTGGGCAGATTCTTGCAGCAGTTGGGAGAGaccccaatgatcaaatgttgccCATTGCAATGGCTGTAGTTGAAGCTGAGACAAAAGATTCTTGGGCATGGTTTTTTGACCTGCTAGTTAGAGACTTGGGAGGACAAGAAATATGTAAGAAATTCACTTTCATTTCAGATCAGCAGAAGGTAACATTATTGTCTTAACTTTTTTTGCTTTGTAACAATTCAATCCTTTGTcttttaaaaatgtaaaaaattaaatCCTTTCAAAGTGTAACATTGTTTGTTCATTACATGATTAGGGACTGTTACCTGCAATAGAGGAGTTATTGCCTGGAGTTGaccagagattctgtgttagacATCTATATAGCAACTTTAGAAAAAGGTTTCCAGGCAAGCAATTGAAGGAATTAATGTGGAGGGCAGCAAAGGCAACCTATCCCCAAGCATGGGAAAGGGAAATGAGGGAGATGAGAAAGGTTAATGAGGAAGCATACAAGCATTTGTTGAAGATTCCTCCTAGATTTTGGAGTAAATCACAATTCAAATATACAACAAAAAGTGATGTGTTGGTTAACAATATGTCTGAAACTTTTAATAGTGTTATTATTGGACCAAGACAAAAACCAATTGTAACAATGATGGAGGAGATCAGAGGGTACCTCATGGATAGATGGGCAACTAATAGAGCCAAGATTGAAGAGTATGGTGAGTCTGTACTACCAAGAATTAAGAAAGTTCTAGAAAGAAGGCAGGAATTCTCAAGGTTTTTTATAGCAAGGTAATTCAAATGACACATCATAAATGACATTAATTCTGAAACACTATACTCATATAATCCTCTTTTTTCAAGGTTATCAGGCAACATGATTTATGAAGTGAGGCATACTAGTGTGACTGGGGAAAAATTCACAGTTAACCTCAATAAGTTTGAGTGCTCTTGTAGGATTTGGATGCTGACTGGGATTCCATGCCACCATGCATTGTCTTGTATCCTCAATAGATCTGAAGATCCTACTGAGTACATTCCTTCCTGGTTTAGGAAGGAGACATACCAAGCTTGCTATGCACCTCTGATATATCCAACAAATGGGGAGAATTTGTGGGAATTGACACCATATCCTGACATTCTTCCTCCCCCATCCAGAAGGGCACCTGGGAGGCCAAAAAAGAGAAGTAATAGAGATGCTGATGAAAAGAGGAAGGATAGTACTACTGTTTCCATAAAGTGCTTGCCAAATAAATGCTCAGCATGTGGTCTATCTGGACATAACAAATCATCATGTCCATCTGCACCAAGACAGTCCAACAATGCAACCACTGCAcaatctcaaagtaccaccactgTCCCCACCCAAACTCCCACAACTGTCTAATCTCAAACACCCACAACTGCCcaatctcaaagtaccaccactgTCCCCACCCAAACTCCCACAACTGCCCAGTCTCAACCTACAAATAGAGTTCAAAAAAGGCAGTCTCAAAATGTTACCATCCAAAGCCAACCAACAAGTAGAGTTCAAACAAGGCAATCAACAGTGACCCAAAAACAAGGAGTTCAAACACGCCATTCAATCACAGTTGCTCAACTACTTGCCATGAGGAGGGCTAGACAAGGACAAGGACCAACAGCGGCATTTCAGCCACCAACAAGTCAGAGACCCAAGATGCCTTATAAAAGAAAATCCAAATAGGATGTAACCTTGTTTGGTGCTTTTTGGGATTTAATGTTTTGATTATTTTGGGATCTAatgtttttattggttttttattaTCTAATTTTGATTAGTTAACTACTCAGCTATCAACTATGTAATTCTGTTATGAAGTGTTTAATACCAACTGACAATGTTTTGGTTGATTGAATATGCAATGTTTTGGTTATTTATTGATTTACTATCTAATTCTGGTTTGTGTATAACACTGTTATAAACTGGTTTCTGTATAACAATGTATATCAGTCATGTGTTAAATTGTAACAAACTGATCATTTATGATTTTAAATTGTAACAAACTGATCCTTTAAGATTTTAAATTGTAACAACTATGTCTTACTGATTCTTATATTGTAACAACCAGATCTTCATTTGTACATTGCACTAAGTAGTAAATTGCAGTATCAAAACTGGAATATGCAACACAGATCAAGAAGATAGCATTAAACTCCAATTGTCATAAAATATTACATCAAGGGGCCAAAAACTACTTGTTACAACCATAACATTAACATTAACTATGATCACCACTCCTTAAACAACATACAAATCAACACTACAACAATCAAAACTAAACAGATTATGACATAAAAtagcatcttcatcatcttcaaaatgTTCTtcatgatatccttgttgtaGTTGTCATCCCTCCTAAGCATCTTGAGTTGTAAATCCTTTTCGTCACATTTAGAACACCTTGATAATGCAGTGTGTTGTATCTCTTGTTTGCCTTCATCACTATGTTGATTTTCATACCACAGAAAAAAATTGCAACCAGGATTATCATCTTCACTCTGT is part of the Vicia villosa cultivar HV-30 ecotype Madison, WI linkage group LG2, Vvil1.0, whole genome shotgun sequence genome and encodes:
- the LOC131650482 gene encoding uncharacterized protein LOC131650482, whose translation is MSSDYSDESGKVKYPSFVPPKKFNDYKWVLGSLFSTREEFKEAVSSYAVHNGRDLRYLKNDKTRVRVGCKEGCGWVALCSKLPHEDTWQLRTLNDNHTCSREYNVRMFNTNWLGKKLYSTVRINPNVKLTAICDKVHEKWNAGMNRMKAYRARKATLDMVEGSFKEQYRRLYDYTHELLRSNPNSTIKINVQATDVNPTEFEQQPEDYVIRPLLPSFHRLYMCLEACKKSFQVCRPIIGIDGCFLKGIYGGQILAAVGRDPNDQMLPIAMAVVEAETKDSWAWFFDLLVRDLGGQEICKKFTFISDQQKGLLPAIEELLPGVDQRFCVRHLYSNFRKRFPGKQLKELMWRAAKATYPQAWEREMREMRKVNEEAYKHLLKIPPRFWSKSQFKYTTKSDVLVNNMSETFNSVIIGPRQKPIVTMMEEIRGYLMDRWATNRAKIEEYGESVLPRIKKVLERRQEFSRFFIARIWMLTGIPCHHALSCILNRSEDPTEYIPSWFRKETYQACYAPLIYPTNGENLWELTPYPDILPPPSRRAPGRPKKRSNRDADEKRKDSTTVSIKCLPNKCSACGLSGHNKSSCPSAPRQSNNATTAQSQSTTTVPTQTPTTV